ATATAGGTATAAAATCGGGCTCCCACATCCTGAATATCGAACAAGACAACGTCTACATCACTCATCTGTTCAGCCGAAGGTTTTCTATTCTTTCCGTATAGAGAGATAATTGGAATTCCTGTTTTGCTGTCTTTCCCATCAGTAATTTTCTCTCCTGCATCTGCATTCCCCCTGAAACCATGTTCAGGCGCAAACACTTTCTTCACTGAAATGCCGCTTGCAAGCAGAGTGTCTAATAAGTGAACCTTTTTCTCTCCAACAATAGAAGTGTGATTTACCACTAATGCTACCCTTTTATTTTTGAGTAGTGAAAGCAATTTGTCCATCTGTTCAGCACCTACTTTCACTCCTGTAGCAGAGTTTACATTCGAAGCAGCATAATGTGTCAAGCTCTTGCCTTCAGATGCGTGTACATTGAATGGCATGCAGAGTAACAGCGCTGCGCATAGTGACTGAAAAATTCTTTTTTTCTTCATAAATACGGTTTTCGGTTAAAGGGTTAATTATTGTTTTAATATTACATTGTTGTATGGATATGGTATCTCTATCTTTTCTTTATCAAAACGTTCCTTAATAGATTTCAGCAGATCGCATTTCAGAACAAAAGCATTTCCAGCATTTGCTGCCCATGCCCATGCTTTCAATGTTATAGCCGAATTTCCGAGTTCGATCACCCGAACCATTACCTGAGGCGTACCTGCCTGTTTGTCTTCGGCAGATCGACGATCAATCAGCAAGGGGTGCCTCATTATTTCATCTCTCATCACCTCAATGGCTCTGTTCAGGTCGGTATCATACGAGACACCGACTTCAATGAAGCTACAAGTGTCTTGTTCTCCAATAGTTGAATTTACGATGGTGCTGGAGTTGATTTTACTATTAGGGATAATTATCATACGGTTGTCCAAGCTCTTGATTACTGTATGCCGTAGAGTAATTTCGGCAACAGTTCCGTTGACTACTGCATCGATCATGATTGAATCTCCAATACGGAAAGGTTTTCCAAATACGATGAACAATCCGCTGACAAAATTAGATAAGGCTTCCTGAGATGCGAAACCGACGGCCATTGCCATGATTCCGGCTCCTGCAAGGATGGAGTTGCTGACTTTTTCCATTCCCGGTATTAAAGAGAGAAAAATACCTGTACCAATTATGTATATGGCATAAACAAGGATACGCTGTACAAAGCTCTCAGTTGTTTGGTCAAGAAGAGCAATTTTATTTCTTCTTCTTCTTTGAGAACGTCTGAATAAATACTTGGTAAATGAAACGGCAGCCTGGGTAATTGCATATATCAAAACGGCTTTTACACAGAATGTAATTGCTTTTTCAATGCTAATATCCCAAAAAGAAGCTGCTTTCTCAAGATTAATATTTACCTTATCAAGATTAATATTCAAAATGGTACTGCAGAAAAAGTCGTGTAGATTCATGTTTGTTATTCTTATATTTAGTAATATTGCACAAAATTATTTATTTCCACCGAAAAAGCAAGAATATAAATATAATGAATGTGTTAGAGATTATTAATAAGTATTATAAACCTGGAAGACAACTGGATATTTTACTCACTCATAGCAGGGCAGTTGCCGATAAAGCATTACAAATTGCTTCAGACCATCCTGAATTTAATCTCGATAAAGTTTTTCTGGAAGAGGCTTGTATGATTCATGATATCGGAATATTTCTAACAAATGCTCATGGTATCGATTGCGTGGGTACTGAGCCTTATATTTGTCATGGTTATCTGGGAGCCGATTTAATGCGCAAAGAAGGATTCCCGCGTCATGCACTTGTGTGCGAACGGCATACTGGTGCCGGAATATCTGCACTTGATATTGAGAAAAATCAGTTGCCCCTTCCTCATCGCGACTTTCTTCCCGTATCCATTGAGGAACAGGTGATTTGCTTTGCAGATAAGTTTTTTTCTAAGACTCATCTTGATCGTGAAAAAAGTGTGGAGGCAGCCCGGAAAAGCATCTCAAAATTCGGTTGTGAAGGATTAAAACGATTTGATACATGGTGTGAGATGTTTCTATAGCTGAAAAAAATATTTAAATAAACTGAAAGTCGTTAATATTTGGTGGATATTGCTTACTTTTGCCCATTCAAGCGTAAATGCAAAATTGATGACATCACTAAAACTAAAAACATATATAATCCCGCTTTTTATTCTTGTCATGACTCTTTCTCTTTCAGATGGAGTTCATGCGCAGAGGAGAAAACGAAGTACCTTGTCTTCCGATACAATTAAGACTGATACAATTGCAAATGATTCGCTGACTGGAAAAACAAAGAAGAAGCAGATGCTTGACGCTCCGGTAGCATATGAGGCTTCTGACTCTATTGTTTTTACAAAAGGTGGTTTTGCGCATCTTTACGGAAAGGGTAAAGTGAATTATCAGAAAATAGAATTGACCTCCGAAGTGATAACCATGAACATGGATAGTAGCACCGTTTATGCAAGAGGGGTGCCTGATTCTTTAGGAGTTGAAACCGGATCACCGGTTTTTAAAGATGGGGAAACACCTTATGAATCAAGAACAATTCATTACAATTTTAAAAGTAAACGAGGATACATTAAAGACGTTAAGACTAAGCAGGGAGAAGGGTTTGTTGTTAGCTACAATGCCAAAAAAAGCTCTGGAGATGAGCTTTTTATGGAAGATGGGAAATATACCACTTGTGATAACGAAAAACACCCTCATTTCTATCTGCAGCTTACACGGGCTAAAGTGAAACCTAAAAAGAATGTGGTGTTCGGACCTGCATATCTTGTTGTGGAAGATGTGGCCTTACCAATTGCCGTTCCTTTTGGCTTTTTCCCTTTTACCAGTACCTACTCTTCAGGATTTATTATGCCAACCTACGGCGATGAAATGAACCGGGGTTTTTATCTGCGTGATGGCGGATATTATTTTGCTTTGAGTGATTACATGGATTTGAAGTTGACCGGAGAGATTTTTACTAAAGGTTCCTGGGGATTAGGCGCTTCAACTAATTACAATAAAAGATACAAATATTCTGGTTCTTTGAGTGCCAATTATCAGGTAACCAAAACGGGTGATAAGAATATGCCCGACTATTCGGAATCAAAGGATTTTAAGATCAACTGGTCCCATCGGCAAGATTCAAAAGCAAGCC
The Bacteroides sedimenti genome window above contains:
- a CDS encoding mechanosensitive ion channel family protein — its product is MNLHDFFCSTILNINLDKVNINLEKAASFWDISIEKAITFCVKAVLIYAITQAAVSFTKYLFRRSQRRRRNKIALLDQTTESFVQRILVYAIYIIGTGIFLSLIPGMEKVSNSILAGAGIMAMAVGFASQEALSNFVSGLFIVFGKPFRIGDSIMIDAVVNGTVAEITLRHTVIKSLDNRMIIIPNSKINSSTIVNSTIGEQDTCSFIEVGVSYDTDLNRAIEVMRDEIMRHPLLIDRRSAEDKQAGTPQVMVRVIELGNSAITLKAWAWAANAGNAFVLKCDLLKSIKERFDKEKIEIPYPYNNVILKQ
- a CDS encoding HD domain-containing protein — encoded protein: MNVLEIINKYYKPGRQLDILLTHSRAVADKALQIASDHPEFNLDKVFLEEACMIHDIGIFLTNAHGIDCVGTEPYICHGYLGADLMRKEGFPRHALVCERHTGAGISALDIEKNQLPLPHRDFLPVSIEEQVICFADKFFSKTHLDREKSVEAARKSISKFGCEGLKRFDTWCEMFL